The following coding sequences lie in one Lelliottia jeotgali genomic window:
- a CDS encoding diguanylate cyclase (GGDEF) domain protein — protein sequence MITSLNFRRPLNICFSALSFTLVIVCFLITLAQWADIKESCKRQNRLYINNVTLFFNKYLSGYENIVNEMARTAADQHKFNPNENDDLALRNWLIERLRIMPDAVSIIHADNDGHFIRLPHLESHQEKGATWDPRKEPWFTIAVEDTDSAHYSVTKDIFTGKERVLTISLPVINGMDGSNNGVLAINLDVEKSEEILNSTYPPMKSRTFVMTKEGQMVISPGYKIADSTLKAIASNASAFRGDFYRNGFYYFYRTIGPQEWFVVQEVAESEMKQLVRHGSIKVLYGMVLTQVILLFCWWALRAALNTIYMRITNGIRNGSIKQTAVEELLFDEIHSAQQRQEKISQDALTDGLTGLANRRAFDTDAEHYNALPNTHIAMIDIDNFKIINDTWGHTVGDVVLKATAELGLRLRGLENITLYRYGGEEIAVLFQDISQEKAQSYLEKWRISLNTRSFRESDLRVSFSAGICKMGGDSLSDVVAKADRLLYQAKKSGKNRILAS from the coding sequence GTGATCACGAGCTTGAACTTCAGAAGACCGCTGAATATCTGTTTTTCAGCGCTGTCTTTTACCCTGGTTATCGTCTGTTTCCTGATCACACTTGCGCAATGGGCTGATATAAAAGAGTCCTGTAAACGACAAAACCGACTCTATATCAATAACGTCACACTGTTTTTTAATAAATACCTCAGCGGCTATGAAAATATCGTCAATGAAATGGCCCGCACCGCTGCGGATCAGCATAAATTTAACCCGAACGAAAATGACGATTTAGCACTGCGTAACTGGCTGATTGAACGTCTGCGCATCATGCCAGATGCGGTATCGATTATTCATGCCGATAATGACGGCCACTTCATTCGCCTGCCGCATCTCGAATCCCATCAGGAAAAAGGGGCAACCTGGGACCCGCGCAAAGAGCCGTGGTTCACCATCGCGGTAGAGGATACTGATAGCGCGCACTACAGCGTGACGAAGGATATTTTCACCGGCAAAGAACGCGTCCTGACGATTTCACTTCCTGTCATTAACGGGATGGATGGTTCAAACAACGGCGTGCTGGCGATCAACCTTGACGTCGAAAAAAGCGAAGAGATCCTCAACTCTACCTATCCACCGATGAAAAGCCGGACCTTTGTGATGACCAAAGAGGGTCAGATGGTGATTAGCCCAGGCTACAAGATTGCTGACAGCACGCTAAAGGCCATTGCCAGCAACGCAAGCGCATTTCGCGGAGATTTTTACCGCAACGGGTTTTACTATTTTTACCGCACGATCGGGCCTCAGGAGTGGTTTGTGGTGCAGGAAGTCGCCGAAAGTGAGATGAAACAGCTGGTGCGACATGGCAGCATCAAAGTTCTTTATGGAATGGTGCTGACACAAGTGATCCTGCTATTTTGCTGGTGGGCGCTTCGCGCGGCGCTGAATACGATTTATATGCGTATTACTAATGGGATCAGGAATGGGTCGATCAAGCAGACTGCCGTCGAAGAGCTGCTTTTTGATGAGATCCACAGCGCACAGCAGCGCCAGGAAAAGATTTCCCAGGACGCCCTCACCGATGGCCTGACGGGGCTGGCAAATCGCCGCGCCTTTGATACGGACGCGGAACACTATAACGCGCTGCCTAATACTCATATCGCCATGATCGATATCGACAATTTTAAAATTATCAATGATACCTGGGGCCATACGGTCGGCGACGTGGTGCTCAAAGCTACCGCGGAACTGGGGCTTCGCCTGCGTGGGCTGGAAAATATCACGCTCTACCGCTACGGCGGCGAGGAGATCGCCGTGCTGTTCCAGGACATCTCGCAGGAAAAAGCACAGAGCTATCTCGAAAAATGGCGCATTTCGCTGAATACTCGCAGCTTCCGTGAATCCGATTTACGCGTTTCCTTCAGCGCCGGAATTTGCAAAATGGGGGGTGACTCTCTTTCTGATGTGGTTGCGAAAGCCGATCGGCTGCTGTATCAGGCCAAAAAAAGCGGCAAAAACAGAATCCTGGCGAGCTAG
- a CDS encoding putative membrane protein, giving the protein MTSRFCRFLFLLTLLFSTSAMAVNCQRAVTPLENTICNNDNLHWLDSTLSVVYQQAIHEEGLEGNDKEYREWEKLLEKCTSDTCIERAYYAGISALADTNRDFKWEGKWWNMRAPNMSGGVIQFSRSAKWSETLDIRAWAGLNKDEFTAEARKLYGMLVVERVVDTSNCKLLVIPKKNGSLQVYSNADWGCRMSMPPGVFLDGAYQMAESDPRPKATLLSLGIFPDATLDDKFRALVGDDYQSFVNSANVYIYQDDIDNIGARVISMWVQGSANKRTAIVMYTPKGEIWAGRISPAKEGGLMFSYYSTDGSDQRKMPRTLAGWKLRFLDE; this is encoded by the coding sequence ATGACCTCTCGCTTTTGCCGTTTTCTGTTTCTCCTCACGTTATTATTTAGCACCAGCGCTATGGCTGTGAACTGCCAGAGGGCGGTGACCCCGCTGGAAAATACAATCTGTAATAATGATAACCTCCACTGGCTCGATAGCACTTTGTCTGTGGTCTATCAGCAAGCCATTCACGAGGAAGGTCTGGAAGGAAACGACAAAGAGTATCGCGAGTGGGAAAAACTGTTAGAAAAATGCACCAGTGATACCTGTATTGAACGCGCGTACTACGCCGGGATCAGCGCGCTGGCTGATACCAACCGAGATTTCAAATGGGAAGGAAAATGGTGGAACATGCGGGCACCCAATATGAGCGGCGGGGTGATCCAGTTTAGCCGTAGCGCCAAATGGAGTGAGACTCTGGATATTCGCGCATGGGCTGGTTTGAACAAAGACGAATTTACCGCTGAGGCACGTAAGCTTTACGGGATGTTGGTGGTGGAGCGGGTGGTGGACACCAGCAACTGTAAGCTGCTGGTGATCCCTAAAAAGAACGGCTCGCTTCAGGTTTACAGTAACGCCGACTGGGGCTGTCGCATGTCGATGCCGCCAGGTGTTTTCCTTGATGGCGCTTATCAGATGGCAGAAAGCGATCCCCGACCAAAAGCGACGCTGCTTTCACTCGGGATTTTCCCGGATGCGACGCTCGACGACAAATTCCGTGCGCTGGTGGGTGATGACTACCAAAGCTTTGTTAACAGTGCCAACGTTTATATTTATCAGGATGATATCGACAATATTGGTGCCCGTGTGATTTCGATGTGGGTGCAAGGTTCGGCGAACAAACGCACGGCCATCGTGATGTATACGCCAAAAGGTGAAATCTGGGCCGGGCGCATTTCGCCTGCCAAAGAGGGTGGGCTGATGTTCAGCTACTACAGCACCGATGGCAGCGATCAGCGCAAAATGCCGCGTACGCTGGCGGGGTGGAAATTGCGGTTTTTGGATGAGTAA